Part of the Sulfoacidibacillus ferrooxidans genome, AACATAGCAATAAAATCCTTTTTTTATCTTATTTTTAAGTTCATCTCTTAATTTAAGCATGTATCGCTTTCCTTTAATAACCCAAACATATACAAACCACCGCTTTAAACGCCATCAAGCGTTAAAGCGGTGGTTCATTGATATATCTATTTTTTATCTTTTACTTAAATGAATGCCATCTTTAGTAAAAATTATATGGCTACATCATTAACTGTCTCTAGTGCAATACCCGTAGTTCTTGGGGCGAATACTCCAATATCAATCATAATGAGAACCATAGCAGCCGCCACCGCACTAAACATCGCAACGACTCCATCAGCGTGTAAAATAGGAAGAAGCACAAACGGCATTACCCCACTCATTAATCTGCTTAAACTATAGCCCCAGCCTGCTGCAGTTGCACGAACTGGTGTAGGGAATATTTCTGCTTGAAAAATGTGAAACCCATTTGAAAAAACATTACTAACAAGCGTGTACAAAAACCCAAAGAGAACAATAACAATTGATGAACTTGCTAATCCAAACAGAAGTCCAAATAGCGCCATGTCAAAGGCGGATGAAACAATTATCCATTTGCGTTGGATACGTTCCAAGATCAGCAATGATAATAGTGACCCGATTGGATATCCTATAAATGAAAGTGATGTGAATTCAACGCAGTTGTGTCAGGAGTCCCCCACTTCTAAACGAAGTGAAAGTGGGGGAGGAATGGCATGTATTTATTTTCAGTAATTTTATGATATCATATAATTACTGAAAAGAGGTGATGAATGTGGAACTCATACGCACCATTCGATTGAAGTTACTCGTATCACCTGAACAAGCAAGTGAACTCAACGCATCATTGAAGGCAAATCGTGATGCACTGAATTTTGCTAGTCAAGTTGCTTTCGACCATGGTGGAATTAGCGCATATAAGCGATTGCAACCATTGACTTACCACAGGTTAAGAGAAAAATTCGGACTCAAATCACAAATGGCGTGCAATG contains:
- a CDS encoding MFS transporter, with amino-acid sequence MLILERIQRKWIIVSSAFDMALFGLLFGLASSSIVIVLFGFLYTLVSNVFSNGFHIFQAEIFPTPVRATAAGWGYSLSRLMSGVMPFVLLPILHADGVVAMFSAVAAAMVLIMIDIGVFAPRTTGIALETVNDVAI